The Chryseobacterium indologenes genomic sequence AAGTCCGGGAAGAATTTCAGAAGATGATCTTCTATGGAGAGCTTTTTCTTATTCTGGAGAATCAGAATTCCATAAGACACAAAAGTTTTTGTAATAGAACCAACATTAGATACTGTTTTACTCGTGAATTTTTCTTTTGTTGTAAGGTCTGCAAGTCCAAATGAATTTTCATAGAGTGTCTTATTGCCCTGTTGAATCAGGATACTGCCTCCGGGACTGTTTTCATTAAAGACCTGTGAAAAAGCGGAGTCAAGCTTTGTCTTTAAAAGTTGTTCACGGTCTTGTCCATAACAAGTAAACGCTGTAATGAGAAAGAGTAAAAGACAATGTCTTGCCTGTAACTGTAAATGAATAAACATGGTTTTTGTAGTTGTGATTGTATGTTTTTTATAATTCTGATTCCTCTTTTTTATCTTTGTGATAAAAGATATTTTTTTTATTCATGATTTCGTATTCAATTCCTAGGCTGTCTTTATCGACGCTTACCAGTTTTGCCTTCTGAATGGGCTGTGCTTCTCCCGCTATATCATTGGTGAAATGATCCTGAAAAACTTTTTCCACAATCTCCAAATAGGGCACTTTATATATTTCTTTTTCCACAATGCCTTCGTTTTTGTAGATATACACTTTAGGTTTATCCAGGACATTCCGACGCGTTCTTTCAATTCTATAGATCTTGTTAAGTTGTATCTGCTGATAATCATCCAATGTTGAAAAGTAATTGACCAAAGCGAAAAAAGGAATCATCATAGGTAACATGCTCAAAAGAACAGAGAAAATGAGAACGGCAAAATATGCCTTGACAACTTTTTTCTCCAAAACCTCAGGATGATCAATAAGGTCATTGCGAGCCACATCCAATTGATGATTTTATCCGTGTAATATCCGGAAAAGCTATACTGGTTTAAAGATAAAACAACTTCAGCAAGGAAAACCAGGCTGATAAAAGCATAAAGAAGGAGAATATTTTTATTGCTCATTGTTATCCTGCGATCAGTTTTTGGTAATTGAATCCATAACAATGGTTACAGGACCGTCATTGATGAGGGATACTTTCATATCTGCCCCGAAGATTCCGCTGGCTGTTTTCAGTCCTGATTTGGCTAGTTCTTCTTTGAAATAATCAAACAAAGGAACAGCCTTATCAGGTTTTGCCGCTTTGATGAATGAAGGGCGGTTTCCCTTTTTATAATCGGCAATCAGGGTAAACTGGCTGATGCACAGAATTTCTCCTGAAATATCTTTTACGGAAAGATTCAGTTTCCCGTCTTCATCGCTAAAGACCCTGAGATTTAAAACCTTTTGAACCAGCCATTCTGCATCTGCTTTTTCATCATTTTCATCAATACCAACCAGCAGCATTAAGCCTTTTCCGATTTCTCCTGCGATTTTTCCGTCTACTTTTACATTAGCTTCCGAAACTCTTTGTATAACGATCTTCATTTTTAATTGTACTATGTATTTTGTGTTTTCTTATAAAAAGAATGGAAGCAAAAATACTAAGAATACTGATAATGATTTGATCTTATTATTCAAAAGAATCATTTCTGAATTGTGAGCTCCATTGCTATCCTGGTTTTTAAGAAATGCCTATTTCATTGTATATGTTTTATAGATAAAAATACTGTTTTTTATTCATATCATTGCGCATCGTGATTTCCATAGTGGATATGAGCAGAATTGTCCTGGATCCCGCAATGTTGAAATCAGAGATATTGACAAAAATAAAAGATTAAAACGATATCATACCATGAAGAAAATGCTTATTTTACTGTTATTGACCTTTCACTACTTGCTATCGGCCCAGAATGACCGTTTTATTTATGAAGTGGAGTATAAGAAAGATTCAATTTCCGGTAAAACCGATAAGGAGAATTATTATTTGGAAATAACAAAAGAAAATGCCGTTTATTACAACAGACAGTATTACGTAAGAGATTCTATATTTGAAACGACAGGAATACAGGGTTATAAGGGATTCAGATTAACTTCATTTTTAACAAAAAAATTGAACGCTCCTTCATACGAGAATTATGAATATATCGGTGACGTCAATTTTTACAAAGTAGAGGAGCCGGTACATCTTGACTGGAAGATGGCAAGTGATACAAAGGTGATTAATGATCTCAGAGTACAAAAGGCTGAAACGTGCTTTGGGGGAAGAACCTGGACTGCCTGGTTTACCCAGGAAATTCCATTTTCGTATGGCCCCTATAAATTCAATGGTTTACCAGGTCTGATTGTGGAATTGTATGATTCTAAAAAGAATTATGTTTTCCGGCTCGTTAAAAGTGAAAAAATTGTAGCAAACTATAAAAGTTACACCTTGAATGAGTACAGCAAAGGAGCGGTGTCAACCAATTACAAGAAGTTGTCTCAACTGAAGGTAGAGATTTATAAAGATCCTTTTAAATATGTTTTTAATGGCAGATTAAGCATTCCCGAAGGGAAAAAACTACTACTTGAAGACGGAACGGTGCTGAGTAAGGATGAATTAAAACCTGCAGAGAAAAGGGAGCGAGAAAAGATCAGGTCGTTCAATAATCCGATCGAGCTGGATAAAGCGGTCAAATACCCGGACTAAATAAAAAACCACAATAATTGTATTGTGGTTTTTTATTTACTTTATTAGTAATAAATATGTAAAACTTTGGTTGTAGGATCAAAATCATAGGTGTTATAAGTCTTTGGTGGAAGAGAGGTTTTGGAACCGGATTCCGGTTGCCCGGTTCTGAGAATCCATGTGCTGTTATCCTTCGGACATATGATGGCAATATTATTTTTCACCTCAAGAGTCGTGTTGTTATCCGGACATATGTGAGGTGCATTCCTGTCATATACTTTGAATGCATTTCCTACACGAACTATAATTAATCCTCGGGTTCCCGATTGCTGCTCATTCACATACACCCAGCCGTTGTCATAGTTCAGATTATTGTAAGCCGGAAGGTTTAGATTCAAAGTAACGTTGATCGGGTTATTGGGAAAGCAGCTTACGGTATCTTCTCTGCTTCCGCAAGAGTTTATGTATAATGAACTGGAAATCAACAGGATGAAAATAGATAATATAGAAAAAGTTTTTTTCATTTCAATTTAAATTTTTATATATTTGTAAAAATTAAACGATTATAACACGTAAAACATTGTCCGGCAAATGTCGGATTATTTTTTTATACTAAAACTAAATTTTGAAAATTATGGCAAGCTATGT encodes the following:
- a CDS encoding GLPGLI family protein — protein: MKKMLILLLLTFHYLLSAQNDRFIYEVEYKKDSISGKTDKENYYLEITKENAVYYNRQYYVRDSIFETTGIQGYKGFRLTSFLTKKLNAPSYENYEYIGDVNFYKVEEPVHLDWKMASDTKVINDLRVQKAETCFGGRTWTAWFTQEIPFSYGPYKFNGLPGLIVELYDSKKNYVFRLVKSEKIVANYKSYTLNEYSKGAVSTNYKKLSQLKVEIYKDPFKYVFNGRLSIPEGKKLLLEDGTVLSKDELKPAEKREREKIRSFNNPIELDKAVKYPD
- a CDS encoding D-tyrosyl-tRNA(Tyr) deacylase; translation: MKIVIQRVSEANVKVDGKIAGEIGKGLMLLVGIDENDEKADAEWLVQKVLNLRVFSDEDGKLNLSVKDISGEILCISQFTLIADYKKGNRPSFIKAAKPDKAVPLFDYFKEELAKSGLKTASGIFGADMKVSLINDGPVTIVMDSITKN